A genome region from Panicum virgatum strain AP13 chromosome 4K, P.virgatum_v5, whole genome shotgun sequence includes the following:
- the LOC120704396 gene encoding auxin-induced protein 6B-like: MMVMGYFRSTKASTATSPPTARKKAKKDGRRAAAQEDAGLRESLLEQPAAAAAEGGVPKGYFAVYAGEESRRFVVPTGYLREPAFRELMERAADEFGFAQAGGLRVPCAEEDFEDLLRRLQRKNAAAGKGKKAIL; this comes from the coding sequence ATGATGGTGATGGGCTACTTCCGGTCCACCAAGGCCTCCaccgcgacgtcgccgccgacggCCAGGAAGAAGGCGAAGAAGGACGgtcgccgggcggcggcgcaagaggaCGCGGGCCTTCGGGAGTCGCTGCTGGAgcagccggccgcggccgcggcggagggcggcgtgCCCAAGGGGTACTTCGCAGTGTACGCCGGGGAGGAGTCCCGGCGGTTCGTCGTGCCCACGGGGTACCTCCGGGAGCCGGCGTTCCGGGAACTCATGGAGCGCGCCGCCGACGAGTTCGGCTTCGCGCAGGCCGGCGGCCTGCGCGTGCCGTGCGCCGAGGAGGACTTCGAggacctcctgcgccgcctccagcgcaagaacgccgccgccggcaagggGAAGAAGGCCATCCTGTAG
- the LOC120704395 gene encoding auxin-responsive protein SAUR50-like, with product MEEYQQVQQQQQGGRASNKIRDIVRLQQLLKKWKKLATVTPSASGGGKGGRSSVPRGSFAVYVGDEMRRFVIPTEYLGHWAFAELLREAEEEFGFRHEGALRIPCDVEVFEGILRLVQGRKKGDAAAAMCDCSCSSETEILCR from the coding sequence ATGGAGGAGTACCAGCaggtccagcagcagcagcagggtggCCGGGCGAGCAACAAGATCCGGGACATCGTgcggctgcagcagctgctCAAGAAGTGGAAGAAGCTGGCCACGGTCACGCCGtcggcgtccggcggcggcaagggcggccggagcagcgTGCCGAGGGGCTCCTTCGCGGTGTACGTCGGCGACGAGATGCGGCGGTTCGTCATCCCCACCGAGTACCTGGGCCACTGGGCGTTCGCGGAGCTGCtccgggaggccgaggaggagttCGGGTTCCGGCACGAGGGCGCGCTCCGGATCCCCTGCGACGTCGAGGTCTTCGAGGGCATCCTCCGCCTCGTGCAAGGAAGGAAgaagggcgacgccgccgccgccatgtgcgactgctcctgctcctccgaGACGGAGATCCTCTGCAGATGA